Sequence from the Spartobacteria bacterium genome:
CGCTGACTGACATGCCAGATCTGTCTGATCAGACCGACGTATCACGTCTAAAATCAATTCCTCAACGGCCGACGCTCCAGCCAGAACCATGGCATCCATCGCCGCGTTACGAATAAGCATATCCGGCGATCCCAAATAATTAATCAGCAGAACCATATCATCTACCTGACGGCCTCTTCCGTACAACCGGATAACCGACGCGACCCATGTACTCTCCGCGTGCAGTTCCAATGCCTCGGCCAGAGGCGGAAGCTCCTGCGCATCAAACACCGCCAGTGCACGCGTTGCGGCATCACGCAGCATGGGATTGCGATCATTCAACACCTCCATCATCGAAGGAACGGCCGAAGGATCACCAATCTGTGAAAGCAGATCCAAACATCGCTGTGTCACGAGCAAATCTGGATAGCGTAAAGACTCAATGAGCTGAGGAACAGCTGCACGGCCTGCCTTCATCAACGTTATCTGTGCTTCCCCCGACGGCGTGGCCATAGGGACATTTACCCGATGCGACGCCTGCGGCACCGGAGTCAAATCACCCAGCTGCGCAATCAATGACGGGATATAAGGCCGCATGGCCTCTGCCGTCAGCGCACGACACTGCCTGGCGGCTTGAATGCGTTCCGCCGCAGTCCCGTCAAACAGCATACGCGTTTCATCATCATCGGCTGCTGCGGTGGTCACGAGACTTGTGTTGAACATCCCGCCTGTCAATACAACCAGGCAGAGACAAACCGTTTGAAATACTTTTTTCACCATAATATCCATGCTGCTCCAAATCTGTTCCGGGCGTCTTTTCCAAATACGCCGACGTAGTGAAGGATGATTCAATCGTCAATTTTAACGATACGTTGTCCATGCCCCTGGACATATTCTTCAGAGCAATAGACGGCGACCGACTGGAATTTCTTTAGCAGCAAAGCAATACGATCCGCCGCATCCAGCGCGGTATTGATCAGATCAACCTTTTCCGGATCCGATTCAGAGCATTTCAGCAGCTCAAGCGATGTCGTGAGAATCGTCGCCGGCTGCCCCAGTTTATGACAGGCCGCGCCCAGACTTTCTACCATAATACGGTTCCGTTCGGCTTCAAGCAACGCACGGTCACGCGCCTCAAGCGACTTCCGCAGGTCTACCCTTTCAAAAACACCAGTCAGCGTACACTCCAGCATTTCCGGTGTAATCATGCCCTTTACAAGATAATCCATGGCACCGCGCTGCATCGCACTTACCGCCAGTTGTTCATCGCCCTGCCCCGTAATCAGAATGACCGCAATATGTTCATCCTTGGAAACATAGTTATGTAGCCAGTCCATGCCGTCGCCACCCGGCATTTTATTATCCAGCAAAATACAGTCGATATGACACTGCTGCATGGTTTCCAGCCCCTCTTCGCCCGTGGAAGCCTCGATCACATTCCATTCTTCTTTGGACTGAAGGGTACGAATCAGACGTCGCATTGCAGAGCGGAAATGCGGCTCATCATCCACCAGCATAATAGTTCGGGCATCATGGTTTTTCGTCATCACTACATATTCCTGTCCTGTACGATCGGCAGCTCAATGGAAAAAACGGTGCCGACACCTTCGACACTTTGACATAACAATTTACCGTTGCTTTTTTCTTCTATTAACTTACGCACAATAGCCAATCCCTGCCCGGAACCAAGACCAATCGACTTGGTAGTAAAAAAGGATTCAAACATGCGCTTCTTCACTTCGTCGGAAATACCGGGACCATCATCGGCCACGTCGATGCGGACCATTGTATCATCGACACGATGAGTCGACACTTTCAGGTGTCCCTTCGCACCGGTACTATCTCGAATCTCGCCTATCGCCTGCGCGGCATTCACCACGAGATTGAGAACCGCCTGTTTAATATCGCCGGGACGACACATAATATTGCCAATATTTTCATCGAGCTCCATCGACATTTCCGCCACATACTTCCACTCGTTGCGAGAAACAGTCACCGTACTTTCCACCAGCTGATTCAACCCCGTCATGACCGCTTCATCTGCTGCGTTCACATGAGCAAATTCTTTCATCGCCATAATAATACGGGCCACATGGGCCAGCCCGTCCAATGATTCTTTCAGAGCCTGAGGGATTTCCGTTTCGATAAATTCCATATCAAGGGACGTACGCAACAACTGATATTTTTCAAACAAGTCCGGCCTGACGTCCTCCAGAGAACCAACACACTGCGAAAACGCAACAATCACTTCTTCCACCTGATCCCATGATTTCAGGATAAAATGGGTATTATCCGCAACAAACTGCAGCGGCGTATTAATTTCATGAGCGACGCCGGCCGTCAGACGCCCCATGGATTCCAGCCGCTGCGCCTGCAGCAGTTCATGTTCCAGTGCGCTGACATCTTCCTTCGCTTTTTCCAGATTCGTTTTCAGCTTATAGATCAATTCACGCATACAGCGTTCGATCATAACCATATCATTTTCCGTACGCAGCAACTCCAGTTTGTCTGGAATCTCTCCTCGGGCCATCATTTCCAGATTACTACGAATCCGGATAATATTTTTCACGTAGCCTTCCAGAATCATATAACCGAACAACATGATACTAAAGAGCAGAACCACGGGAATATAAACACTGATCACCGTATCCGCGTCGCTATCAAACCAGCCCAGATAAAATAGACTGACCAGTCCCATCATGGGAATCACCGAAATCATGGCAACCGCGACAGCAAATTGAACCCGTGATCCGGAACTCCGCAAAGAGGTAAACGCTACCTTATTCATTATCGCCTCCATCCTTAGGGAGCTTGAGTGACAAACTGATATAGAACGTTGTTCCTTCGTTAAGAACACTATCAAAATACAGATGCCCGTGATTTTTTGTTTCTACGGCGTTATAGGCCGCATACAACCCCTGACCGGTTCCATGACCCACATCACGGGTGGAAAAAAACGGGTCAAAAATCTTATCCTGCAACGCTTCCGGAATGCCCAGTCCATTATCCCGGATTGAGATGCAAACATCACTCCCTTCATTCTCTACCGCGACGCGAATAATACCGGGCCTGGATTTTTCCAGCGTAGCGGCGGCAACGGCCTGAGCCGCATTTTTAATAATATTTATCAAAGCCTGGCCCAGACTGGCCGGATATCCCCATACTTCGGGTAGGTTCTCTTCGATGGCTTTGTCAATCTTTGCAACTCCCTGCCATTCGTGCTGACAAATGATCAGTGCATTTTCCACCGCTTTACCCACATCAATTAATACCGGCTCTTCCAGGTCGGCACTCTTAAAAATATCCATGGCATTTACAATCTGAGCAATGCGATTCAACCCGTCTTTTGCCTGTATGGTTGCTTCCGGCAGTTCGGCCAGCATAAAGTCCACATCCAGTGCCTGACGCAGCGATTCAATGCGCAGCTTCAATGCGTCGTCTCCTTCTGCAGCCAACTGATCCAGCCATAGTTTCAGCCCGGAAAGCGACCCGATACATTCCCTGATATACGACAGATTGTCATAAACAAACTGAAGGGGCGTATTAATCTCATGAGCAATGCCGGCGGCCAGCGATCCGATGGACTCCAATACGCGGGCCTGTGCCAACTCATTGCGCAGCGCCTTCTCTTCGGTCACATCTTCTACAACAAGCAGCGCACCGATGATCTGTTTGGTTTCGCTGCTTACCACGGGGGTTATTTCGATGAACAGACAATGGTCCGACCCGTCGCGATCCACCATGAATACATCCGATAAAACCTGCGCCCCCCCGCCTGCAACACATTTCTCCACCGTCCGCATGATTGTATAGACATTCCACTGCACCCCGATCTGATCCAGCGGCATTCCCAGAGCCCTGGATGCCGTCACACCCATGCAGTTCGCCGTGCGATCCGTCCAGCGGGTGATAACTCCATCCTTGTCCACACCAATGAGAATGACTGGAATGGCCTCAAACCAGTCGCGTGATGATGTCTGTGCATGATCATTCATAAAAGCCACGCATTCTATTCAGAAACAATCCGTAATGTATCAGAAATATTGCCCTGTATCGCATTATTCATTAAGCAGCGTCGTACGGTGTCAGAGACAACCTGACCTTTGGTAACAATCAGCATGCCCGTCCGTGCCCGGACATCTTCCCCGAGAATCATTCCATTGGACAATTCTGCCACGCGTACCAGACGAAGCGTCTGTTTCATATTTTCCAGTTTGAGCCGCCCCAAAACACTCATGATTTTGGGATGGTATACCCCTCGTTCCGACTGCATGGAAATCAGCGCATAACTGCGATCGAATCCGCGTATAAGCAAAAGATCATAATCAATGGCCGTCCTCAAGATCATGGCTCCAAGATCTTCTTCACTGTACCCATCCAGGTCATCAGAAACCACATCACCTGTCGCAGCATGCTGCATACGACTGATCATGAGGGCGACATCTTCCAGTCGAGGGATATTCATAATCAGGCGTGAACCGGCACCGGGGTATTCCTGAATCATGGATTCTTCATCCTTGGTCAGGGGAACCCCCTCATAATATTTCTGAAGCACATCGGTAGGCACGGTGACGGCGCCCAGCTGCGACAGCATCGCCGCAATCTCATATTTCCACCCGTCCTCAAGATGCAGCAGCTGCACCATCTGCATCACCATTTCTTTCACACGCATGGACTGACTGAAGGCCATGGGGTGGGTCAATGACAACATATTCACCAGCACCGAAATGCTCTTTTTCAGCGTTTCTTCGATCAGCGAATGTTCCGCATCCACCAAGCGGTATTGTTCAAATGCGGCACGCAGGGAACTGGCCATAATGCGTGGTTCCGCCGGTTTGACGATAAAGCGAAAGATGTTTCCGTTATTGATGGCCGCAATAGCACTTCCCACATCAGCATGTCCAGTGAGCATAATGCGTACACTGTGCGGCGTGATCTCTTTTACCTTGGAAAGAAATTCAGCCCCGTCCATTCCGGGCATACGCATATCACTGATTACAACAGCGAATTCTTCGCTTTTCTGGATAAGCTCAAGGCCCTCCTGACCGCTGGATGCCACGGATACAGAAAACACTTTTCTCAAATTACGCTGCATAGCCTGTAATATATTTTTATCGTCATCGACGAATAGTATGCGGCGATTCCATGATTCCGTTTTAACCACAGCAACCTACCTCCAGCTCTGACCGAACTGCATCAAGCCACTGCTGCATCGTGCTTTCATCTGCATGGAGAAAGGACATCACCTGCTCCCGTTCAAGCTGCGCTGACTGATCCAACGCCTGATTAAGTAAATACAATGCACAACTCACATAACTGCATATATCGGTCTTCATACTTTCATCCGCTTCAAGGTGGTGTGCGTAGGCCGTGAAGGCAATGGGGTCGGCAAATCCCCATAATCCCAGCAAATATGCTCCGGCTTCGGAATGACAGGCCCCCAAAACATCCCGTTCCGCCTGAGTCAGCGAAACGCCGGTTTCGTTTACGGTCTGAAGCACTTTCCCATATTTTTCCGGCTCCAACGCCACAAAGACCAAAACACCAATGTTGTGCAGCATCCCCGCCAGTTCCGCTTCACACTGTACACGTTCATCCGCGTTCATCTCTTTCGCCAGCCGGCGCGACCAGCGGGCGACAATATGCGACCGGGCCAGGTATCGCTGCATATTAAAGGGACCGCAATCACCTCGATAGGGCTCGGCTATATGCACGTTGACAATAAGAGCCTTGATGATATCCAGTCCGAGCAGTTTCATCGCCTGATCCACACCGGATACATGATCGATCATTCCAAAAAATGCCGAATTCACAATCTGCATGATTTTTGCACTGATTCCCGGATCTTTACGAATGACGGCGGCCAGCTCCTTGATGTCCGGCACATCGCTCTCAATCATATCCGTCAGCTGCTGTTTTGTGGTTCCCTCGCACGGGAGATATCTGACACGCGACACCATACGCTTGAGCTCTTCATTTTTTATCAGGTCACCCAAGCCAAAGGCTCGTTTTATGAGAAATTTAAGACGGTCGGCATCGCATGGTTTTGATATAAACTGATGCGTCGGCTTGATGGCGCGAATAATGGTCTCCCGATCAGATTGACCCGACAGAACAAAGCGAATCGTATGCGGATATCGTTCCAGCACTTCATCCAGCAGCATGGCCCCATCCATGACAGGCATGCGCATGTCCGTGACCACCAAATCCATATATTGCCCCTCCATCACCTTCAATGCTTCCGGTCCGCCTGCTGCAAAATACATATCCCATTCATTGCGCATGGATCGGAGCATACGGCGCAGCCCTGCCAGAATATTGGTATCGTCATCAACAAACAGGATACTTTTCTTCGTTTTTGTCTCAATCATTTGATCTTTACTCCGGCTTGTGTCCGCGGTCGCCTACGGGAAGTTGGATGATAAATTCAGTGCCTTTACCCTCTTCCGTTTCAAAGGATAATTCGCCCTGATGTTTGTTAACAATGACGTCGTAGGAAATCGCAAGTCCCTGCCCTGTTCCCAGTCCCACTTCTTTTGTGGTGAAGAAGGGATCAAAAATGCGGTCACGGATCCCTTCAGGTATCCCTGTTCCTGTATCGGAAATGCGGATAACCACATATCCACCTTCCTGCATGGTGCGGATACGAATTACTCCCTTTTCTCTGGATTCATCGACCGTACCTTTGATGGCATGAACTGCATTGATAATAATATTCAGGATCACCTGATTGATCTCCCCCTCACTGCATGAGATCAAAGGCAGCCCCGGAGCAAAATCCTGCTCAATATCTGCGACATATTTCCATTCATTACGCGCAACCGCGATGGTGTTTTCTATGGAGTGATTTATATCGACGGTCTGCCATTCGCCTTTGCCCGGATGCGAAAATTCCTTCATCGCACGGACAATATGGGTTATGCGTGTAATGCCTTCCAGCGACTGGGATACGGCTCGAGGAATTTCCTCTGAAAGGTATTCCATATCGGCCTCGGCCTCCTGTTCGGTTATGATCTCCTGCTCCGGTTCCGGTAATTTGGGAACCATCGCATGAAAATGCTCAATGAGTCCGATTAGATCCTTAAATCCATCCTGCAAAAACTGCAGATTGTCTCCGACAAACTGCGACGGTGTATTGATTTCATGGGCGATGCCTGCCGCCAGCTGGCCAATGGATTCCATTTTTTGCGCATGACGGAATTGCACTTCGATCATTTGCTGTTCTTTTTCGGCTTTTTTCTGCACGCTGACATCAGCCATCATGAAGGCGATATCGGTAACCGTATGGCGCTTATCAAGAATCGCGACACCACGCAGATAAACAGGAACACGATGTCCTCCTTCAGCGATGACATCCATTTCCCCCATCCAGTTGAATCCGTTACTCACAATATTGACAAGATCATGCGCTTCTTTTTCATCAGCAAAGAGATCCGTAAGGGCTTTCCCATTCATATCTTTGTGGTCAGAACCAAACATATCATAAAACGCTTTGTTCGTGTACTGCACTCGTCCATCTACGGAAGCAATGATGGTCGCATCGGATGAATCCCGCACCACAGTGTTGATCCGGTTGATTTCGTCTTCCATGGCTTTTTGTTCGGTAATATCCAGAACCAGTCCCTGCAGATGCCGGGCATGGCCCCCGTCGGCACCCTGTATAAGCCGAATCTCCACCCAGCGCAATGTGCCGCTCGGCAGCATGAGGCGACACCGCACACTGGACATCGTGTCTTTTGCATTCCCGGAAACCAACATGATGTACTGTTCCAGCAGTCCCTGATCTTCAGGATGAACCAAGTCCAGAAAACTGATACGGCCCGAATAGAAATCTGCCGCACTGTATCCCAGAACACCCACGTTATCTGATACATATTCAACGGGCAGTGATTTGACCGCCCGCCATAAAAACGCAACCATCTGACTGCGATCAATGATTTCTGCCAGCTGCCGGCGTTTATCAGAGATACTGCGATAAGCTTCTTGCGCCTGCTGCAGATTGGTGACGTCGAATCCGTTAATCACGATTTGTGTCGAAACGCCGTCTTCCCCGCGAATGGTAAATTTATTGAATAATATCCAGCGGATATCACTCTTTCCTTCGCCGGGAATCCCCAGCACCGAATTGGTAGCCCAGTCGATTGATCCCGCGCGAATGCGATACAGCAGCTCCGCACCCGTAGATTGGCGATCTTCTGGATCAATCAGTTCTATGGGCAAATCATCCCAGTTTGAATGAACCGCCTGCTCCTCGGTGAGGCCAAGAAGATTGCAACCCACTTTGTTGATCATGTGGATTTCTCCGTCAAAGGAACAGACCACCAGCATCATGTTGAGATGATCAATCAGTTCGCGATAACGTCGCTCACTGTAGGCCAGCGCTTCGCGCACTTTTACAATGCGAGTGACGTCCGTGCACATCAGCAGCCCCTGCTCTCTGTCGTCCATCATGATGCGAGTGGCTGACACATAAAGGGGTAGTCCTTTTACATCGCCGAGATCCAGACGACCCTCCACCGTTGCCGCATGTTCGTCACGGGCATCGGTAAACAGTTTTTTTGTTACAAACGGAATTAATTCCGTCATATTTCTGCCAACCAGTTCGTCTTCATCCATTCCAAGCATACGGACAGCGGTCTGATTGAAACGCACCGTGTTCCATGACGATAAGTCCACAAGAATAATAGCGGCAGGAGCTTTTTCTATCAGCTTGTTCAAACTGGCCGTGCGCTGTTGAACCTGTCGTTCCAAACTGTTGAATGTAATTTCCAGTGTTGCGGCCAGTCCATTAAACGATCGGGCCAGCATACCGACTTCATCGCTTCGCGTGTAGGCATTACATCGAGCACCCAATACCCCTTCAGACAGCTGATCGGTAACCTCAATCAGATCATTCAGCGG
This genomic interval carries:
- a CDS encoding HDOD domain-containing protein — encoded protein: MIETKTKKSILFVDDDTNILAGLRRMLRSMRNEWDMYFAAGGPEALKVMEGQYMDLVVTDMRMPVMDGAMLLDEVLERYPHTIRFVLSGQSDRETIIRAIKPTHQFISKPCDADRLKFLIKRAFGLGDLIKNEELKRMVSRVRYLPCEGTTKQQLTDMIESDVPDIKELAAVIRKDPGISAKIMQIVNSAFFGMIDHVSGVDQAMKLLGLDIIKALIVNVHIAEPYRGDCGPFNMQRYLARSHIVARWSRRLAKEMNADERVQCEAELAGMLHNIGVLVFVALEPEKYGKVLQTVNETGVSLTQAERDVLGACHSEAGAYLLGLWGFADPIAFTAYAHHLEADESMKTDICSYVSCALYLLNQALDQSAQLEREQVMSFLHADESTMQQWLDAVRSELEVGCCG
- a CDS encoding response regulator — protein: MVKTESWNRRILFVDDDKNILQAMQRNLRKVFSVSVASSGQEGLELIQKSEEFAVVISDMRMPGMDGAEFLSKVKEITPHSVRIMLTGHADVGSAIAAINNGNIFRFIVKPAEPRIMASSLRAAFEQYRLVDAEHSLIEETLKKSISVLVNMLSLTHPMAFSQSMRVKEMVMQMVQLLHLEDGWKYEIAAMLSQLGAVTVPTDVLQKYYEGVPLTKDEESMIQEYPGAGSRLIMNIPRLEDVALMISRMQHAATGDVVSDDLDGYSEEDLGAMILRTAIDYDLLLIRGFDRSYALISMQSERGVYHPKIMSVLGRLKLENMKQTLRLVRVAELSNGMILGEDVRARTGMLIVTKGQVVSDTVRRCLMNNAIQGNISDTLRIVSE
- a CDS encoding ATP-binding protein; the encoded protein is MEAIMNKVAFTSLRSSGSRVQFAVAVAMISVIPMMGLVSLFYLGWFDSDADTVISVYIPVVLLFSIMLFGYMILEGYVKNIIRIRSNLEMMARGEIPDKLELLRTENDMVMIERCMRELIYKLKTNLEKAKEDVSALEHELLQAQRLESMGRLTAGVAHEINTPLQFVADNTHFILKSWDQVEEVIVAFSQCVGSLEDVRPDLFEKYQLLRTSLDMEFIETEIPQALKESLDGLAHVARIIMAMKEFAHVNAADEAVMTGLNQLVESTVTVSRNEWKYVAEMSMELDENIGNIMCRPGDIKQAVLNLVVNAAQAIGEIRDSTGAKGHLKVSTHRVDDTMVRIDVADDGPGISDEVKKRMFESFFTTKSIGLGSGQGLAIVRKLIEEKSNGKLLCQSVEGVGTVFSIELPIVQDRNM
- a CDS encoding response regulator — its product is MTKNHDARTIMLVDDEPHFRSAMRRLIRTLQSKEEWNVIEASTGEEGLETMQQCHIDCILLDNKMPGGDGMDWLHNYVSKDEHIAVILITGQGDEQLAVSAMQRGAMDYLVKGMITPEMLECTLTGVFERVDLRKSLEARDRALLEAERNRIMVESLGAACHKLGQPATILTTSLELLKCSESDPEKVDLINTALDAADRIALLLKKFQSVAVYCSEEYVQGHGQRIVKIDD
- a CDS encoding PAS domain S-box protein, with product MNDHAQTSSRDWFEAIPVILIGVDKDGVITRWTDRTANCMGVTASRALGMPLDQIGVQWNVYTIMRTVEKCVAGGGAQVLSDVFMVDRDGSDHCLFIEITPVVSSETKQIIGALLVVEDVTEEKALRNELAQARVLESIGSLAAGIAHEINTPLQFVYDNLSYIRECIGSLSGLKLWLDQLAAEGDDALKLRIESLRQALDVDFMLAELPEATIQAKDGLNRIAQIVNAMDIFKSADLEEPVLIDVGKAVENALIICQHEWQGVAKIDKAIEENLPEVWGYPASLGQALINIIKNAAQAVAAATLEKSRPGIIRVAVENEGSDVCISIRDNGLGIPEALQDKIFDPFFSTRDVGHGTGQGLYAAYNAVETKNHGHLYFDSVLNEGTTFYISLSLKLPKDGGDNE
- a CDS encoding PAS domain S-box protein, which produces MVKRLLRLFIVIFAGLTLVYMGVLGWMQYQSTSDARLARARLCAGLGAQVLEHSLFDSEDGAASVRTAMGENNLKNIRGWPEAERIMKSLEVQGSFNCVYVVNVYGEPLGTNCGAHIDGVMRILRVNKETGIDEIELHGESFYLARKPILLGGETVGAICVLMDTFDGFKPGLIKMVTPVLFWLVISTVLILVVRYKMKRTLQPLNDLIEVTDQLSEGVLGARCNAYTRSDEVGMLARSFNGLAATLEITFNSLERQVQQRTASLNKLIEKAPAAIILVDLSSWNTVRFNQTAVRMLGMDEDELVGRNMTELIPFVTKKLFTDARDEHAATVEGRLDLGDVKGLPLYVSATRIMMDDREQGLLMCTDVTRIVKVREALAYSERRYRELIDHLNMMLVVCSFDGEIHMINKVGCNLLGLTEEQAVHSNWDDLPIELIDPEDRQSTGAELLYRIRAGSIDWATNSVLGIPGEGKSDIRWILFNKFTIRGEDGVSTQIVINGFDVTNLQQAQEAYRSISDKRRQLAEIIDRSQMVAFLWRAVKSLPVEYVSDNVGVLGYSAADFYSGRISFLDLVHPEDQGLLEQYIMLVSGNAKDTMSSVRCRLMLPSGTLRWVEIRLIQGADGGHARHLQGLVLDITEQKAMEDEINRINTVVRDSSDATIIASVDGRVQYTNKAFYDMFGSDHKDMNGKALTDLFADEKEAHDLVNIVSNGFNWMGEMDVIAEGGHRVPVYLRGVAILDKRHTVTDIAFMMADVSVQKKAEKEQQMIEVQFRHAQKMESIGQLAAGIAHEINTPSQFVGDNLQFLQDGFKDLIGLIEHFHAMVPKLPEPEQEIITEQEAEADMEYLSEEIPRAVSQSLEGITRITHIVRAMKEFSHPGKGEWQTVDINHSIENTIAVARNEWKYVADIEQDFAPGLPLISCSEGEINQVILNIIINAVHAIKGTVDESREKGVIRIRTMQEGGYVVIRISDTGTGIPEGIRDRIFDPFFTTKEVGLGTGQGLAISYDVIVNKHQGELSFETEEGKGTEFIIQLPVGDRGHKPE